The following coding sequences are from one Humulus lupulus chromosome X, drHumLupu1.1, whole genome shotgun sequence window:
- the LOC133806758 gene encoding DNA polymerase delta small subunit-like, translating into FTVRVVLELEEGKQCIVVGTLYKHMKLKPSILEEYSKERTVAPLVKVHNFMHTDDYLVLEDESGRVKLSGHALSPPVYVTGVVVVLHGKAGPGDFDVEDVLEVGLPPQIERSLKSKEDIYVVFVSGLRVGSGNSNPLQFQLLVDHITGHLGDEEEQGIAAQIVQVVIAGNSFEIARELLNGQTLASKDQSRLSEPIKELGILLTQVLLFF; encoded by the exons TTTACAGTACGTGTTGTTTTGGAATTAGAAGAGGGGAAGCAATGCATAGTTGTTGGAACCTTGTACAAGCACATGAAACTTAAACCTTCAATTCTTGAGGAGTACTCTAAGGAG AGAACTGTTGCCCCACTTGTCAAGGTACATAATTTTATGCACACAGATGATTACCTTGTCTTAGAAGATGAAAGTGGAAGAGTTAAGCTTAGTGGCCATGCTCTTTCACCTCCTGTTTATGTTACAG GGGTGGTTGTTGTTTTGCATGGAAAAGCAGGACCTGGTGATTTCGATGTTGAAGATGTTTTGGAAGTTGGCCTACCTCCACAAATTGAGAGATCACTTAAATCAA AAGAAGACATATATGTTGTTTTTGTATCTGGGTTGCGAGTTGGAAGTGGCAATTCTAACCCTCTCCAGTTTCAGCTTCTTGTTGATCACATTACTGGACATCTAGGAGATGAAGAG GAACAAGGTATTGCAGCACAAATAGTTCAAGTTGTAATTGCTGGAAATTCATTTGAAATTGCTCGAGAACTTCTTAATGGACAG ACTTTGGCTTCAAAGGATCAATCAAGGTTATCCGAGCCTATTAAAGAGCTGGGTATCTTGTTGACCCAGGTTCTTTTGTTCTTCTGA